In one window of Gouania willdenowi chromosome 8, fGouWil2.1, whole genome shotgun sequence DNA:
- the kdm8 gene encoding lysine-specific demethylase 8, whose translation MASLWRKILSILPGNEEQFLLQFSDRVESSVQEMLKVCRQQLYADTSSTCRMLHAQIVLDVSWERLNTGTWRHVDKDWRRVYAYGCLFKAAALCREDPTEEKILQAVRTCDMGLLMGAAIMDNILHVVVKLLQSEIRRSHKAEEREEEHEAKRIKIESPNVPVIQDERAVLRIKCPSLESFNTGYLRPLKPVILEGIIEHWPALNHHAWSIEYLRSVAGCRTVPVEVGSRYTDENWSQTLITFNEFIDRYILNKDGDNASGYLAQHQLFDQIPELKEDIVLPDYCCLGDDEGDEDNITVNAWFGPAGTVSPLHQDPQQNFLAQVVGSKYIRLYSPEDTDKLYPHQSPLLHNTSQVDVENPDLQRFPEFTKAPYRECVLQRGDVLFIPVQHWHYVRSLELSFSVSFWWS comes from the exons ATGGCATCGCTGTGGAGGAAAATCTTGAGCATCCTGCCTGGTAATGAGGAGCAGTTTCTACTGCAGTTCAGTGACAGAGTGGAGTCAAGTGTGCAGGAGATGCTTAAAGTGTGCCGTCAGCAGCTCTACGCCGACACCAGCAGCACCTGCCGGATGCTTCATGCTCAGATCGTCCTGGACGTATCATGGGAGAGGCTCAACACGGGAACATGGCGCCACGTGGACAAAGACTGGAGGCGTGTTTACGCCTACGGCTGTTTGTTTAAGGCCGCAGCTCTTTGTCGTGAAGATCCCACAGAGGAGAAGATCCTGCAGGCCGTCAGGACTTGTGACATGGGTTTGCTCATGGGCGCAGCTATCATGGACAACATACTCCATGTTGTTGTTAAGCTTCTGCAAAGTGAAATAAGGAGATCTCACAAAGCCgaggagagagaagaagaacacGAGGCCAAG AGAATAAAGATCGAGAGCCCAAATGTTCCCGTGATCCAAGACGAGCGTGCAGTTCTTAGGATAAAGTGTCCTTCTCTTGAAAGCTTTAACACGGGCTATCTGCGCCCACTCAAACCAGTGATTTTAGAGGGAATCATCGAGCACTGGCCCGCCCTCAACCATCATGCCTGGAG CATAGAATACCTGAGGTCTGTAGCAGGATGTCGGACCGTTCCAGTTGAAGTGGGATCCAGATACACGGATGAGAACTGGTCCCAAACCTTGATAACTTTCAATGAATTCATCGAcagatacattttaaataag GATGGAGATAATGCTTCAGGTTATCTGGCCCAGCACCAGCTCTTTGACCAG ATCCCTGAGCTAAAGGAAGACATCGTCCTGCCTGATTATTGCTGCCTTGGTGACGATGAGGGAGATGAAGATAACATTACTGTTAATGCGTGGTTCGGCCCTGCAGGAACCGTGTCCCCGCTCCACCAGGATCCTCAGCAGAACTTCCTGGCTCAG GTGGTTGGAAGCAAATACATTCGCCTATATTCCCCAGAGGACACAGACAAGCTGTACCCTCATCAATCACCGCTGCTTCACAATACCAGTCAG GTGGATGTGGAGAATCCAGACTTGCAGCGTTTCCCAGAGTTTACCAAAGCTCCGTATCGGGAATGTGTGTTACAACGCGGGGATGTGCTTTTTATCCCAGTCCAACACTGGCACTACGTCCGATCCTTAGAACTTAGCTTCTCAGTCAGCTTCTGGTGGTCGTGA